The Streptomyces tendae DNA segment CCCTCCGCTTCGACTGCGTACGGGAGGACGGAAGCGTCTACGTCGGCGATCCCGACCTGCTGTGGATGAACTGGACGTGGGCCGTACTGGCCCTGACCGCGGCACTGCTCTTCCTCGGCATGCACTACCGGACGGAGCTCCGGGCCCGGAGGGCGGCGGTGCGCTGAAGGAGCGCCTTCCCGCCACCGCCCCGTCGAGTTCCCTCCGCGGCTCAGGCCCGTAGGGTCTCGTCGCTGAACTCCAGGACCTCGTCGAGGTTCATGCCCCGCCGCTCGCCTTCCGCTCCGGACAGCACCCATTCGCCGTCCCACGCGACCCGCCACACGTCACCGGTCCGGTTCTCCCACTCGACGAAGCCGCCGGGAGCTCCCTCCAACTGCGGGATCTCCTGGCGCAGCATCCGGGGGTAGGTCAGCGCTCGTCCGGGGTTGGTGCTGCCGCCGCTCGTGCGCGGGTTGTCGAAGCTCATCTTCAGGAAGGGCACCGCTTCCCGGCCGATCTCGGCAGGGCTCAGCATCTTCTGGTACCGGGCCTGCGCTTCCTCCAGGGACTCCCGCCCGGACACCTCCGTCGCGAAGGCGGGGAACACGATGTACGTGACAGCGGTGAGGTCAGGGTTCTGCGCCCTGTGGTGGCCGTGTACCTCGGGAGCCGTTGCGGCCACCGCGTCGAAGGCGTAACTCTCCGCTGAGAAGCCTGGGACGGCTGCGATGGGCCGGTCGGTCCCGATGAGAGCCTGCTCGTGCTCCCGGGCGAAGGCCAGCACGCCCCGTGCCAGTTCCTCGTCGTGCCTGCCGCGCTGGTTGGTCTGCATCAGACGCGTGCCGTCCTTGCTCGGAACGCCCGCGAAGTGGAGCACCGGGCCGAGGCTCCACTTCCAGGCTTGGTCGAGACCGTCGAGCGGGGCGGCGTTGGGGAAGCCGGCGAGGGTGGTCTGGAGGTCCATGGTTCCTTCCGAGGTGACGTGATCGACGAGTCCGGGCGCGACCCGGGCGTAGCTCAGGAGCAGGAGTAGTTCGGCCCGGTCTCCTGGCTGTACCGCGCCTCCATCATCGCGCCCCCGCTCGAGTTCTTGGCCTTGTCCATGGCTTCCATGTTGGCCGGGTCGTTGTAGAAATCGTTGCGGGCGGCCCGGTCGGTGTTTCGCCCCTCACGGTTCCAGTGGTCCACGACCGCCTCCTTGTGCTCGTACGTCACCGTCTCGTGGAACGGCTTGGAGCCGGGATTGGTCGGGTCCCAGATGATGTCACCGTTGGAGTCGAACCACGTCAGTTGGTCCCTCGGGATCTTGTTGCCGTGCTTGTCGAGAGGCCGCTGGCCCTGGTGTGCTCCCTCCAGGGTCCAGTTCTTCGTCATCTCGTCGTGAGTCGACTCCCTGTAGCTCGATGGGTACTCGCTCTTCCGGTTGTGCTTCGTCTCAGGAGCGTCGGGATCCCTTGCGTACCTGCCGTTGCCCGTATCGCGGTAAAGCCCCAGTGGGTCGATCCAGCGGTACGGGTTCGGCACATAGGCGGTGTCGTTGGGTGCGGGGAAGAGGCCGAACGGGTCAGGGGTCGCGTAGTGGCCGGTCTCGGGGTCGTAGTAGCGGTGGTGGTTGTAGTGCCAGCCGGTCTCCGCGTCGGCGTACTGCCCGGGGAAGCGCAGAGGACACTCGGTTCTCGATTCCGCGGTCGGTGTCGTCCCGGCGGGCAGCATCGAGCCCCACAGGGTGGTGCGTCGCTGCCACGCCAGTTCGCCGTCCTCGGCTATGAGCTCGGCCGGTGCGCCTGACAGGTCCGTGACCACCGCGTGGAAGCGGGTTCCTGCTCCCGGGTCACCTGCCCGCCCGTCGACCTGTGTCAACGGCAGATGGGAACCGGGTGCGTAGTCCCACGTGGTGCTCTTCCCGTCCGACGTGATCTGCTCGGCGATGCGTGCGCCGTCCCAGACGAAGAGGACCTCCTCCGCGACCGCTCCGTCGTCCGTGTGACGTCGCTTGGCCAGCCGGCGGCCGGACGGATCGTAGGAGTAGCGCCACCGGCTGCCGTTCGGGGTGACGGTCTCCACCAGTCTGTTCTGGCTGTCCCAGTGGAAGGTGCGCACACGCTTCTGGCCGCTGAGCAGGCGGCGTACGGTGCGGACGATCCGTCCCTCCCCGTCGCGCTGGTAGCGGGTCCTGCCGCACCGGTGCAGCAGGGTCCCTGTGAACTCCCGTCGTGCGTCCTCCGGAGGGGTCGTCGGCGTGGTGGCCGCACTCACGTTGCCGAGCCCGTCGTAGGCGTACGTCTCGGTCCAGTCCCGTGCGTGGACGGTGGTGACCCGGCCTGCCGGGTCCAGATCGAAACGTCGTGTGCCGGTGGTCAGTTCTGCCAGTTCGAGGAGGTGGCCGTCAGGCCGGTAGGAGTAGGTGCGGTGCTGGAGCAGTGCCGCCTCGGCGTCCTGCGGGTCTCTGGACAGTGTTTGTGCCGTGAGCCGGTCGGCGTCGTCCCAGGCCTGTCCGAGGGTGACGCCGTGCGGCAGAGTACGAGCCGTCTCCCGTCCGCCGGCGTCGAACCGGAAGTCCATCCGGTGGCCTGTGGCCTCCAGTCGTTCGGGCCGCCCGGCCGCGTCGTAGGACCATGTGGAGACCACGCCGCTGGGAGTCCGCCTCTCGACGCGTCGGCCGAGCGCGTCGTAGCGGTAGGTCGTGACGTGCCCGTTGACGGCTTCGGCCAGCAGCCGCCCCATGGCGTCGTAGCTGCTGTCCACCCGCACGTCCGGGCTCACCTGCTCGACCAGGTTGCCCATCGTGTCGTACCGGAGTTCGGTCGTGTATCCGTCGTGGACCACCGACGTGGTCCGTCCCAGGGCGTCCCGTCCGAACCCGATGACCTGGCCGGCTCCGTTGGTCAGCGCCCGCAGACCACCGGCCGCGTCGACGTCATAGGTGACGGTGCGGCCGTTGAAGTCGGTCTCGGCGACCACCCGGTTGGCCTCGTCGTACGTGTAGGTCCAGCAGGCGCCCTCGGGATGCGTCACGCTGACGAGGTTGAGCTCGGTGTCGTAGTCGAAGGTGTACCGCGCGCCGTCGGCCCGGACCCTGGCGGCTGCCAGGTGGAAGTGCGTGGGAGTGTACTCGCTGACATGGCCCGCCTGGTCGGTGTACCGCACCAGGTTGCCCGCGGCGTCCCACTCGAACCGCTCGGCGGGCCCGTCCCCGGCCCGGCGCCACGACACCCGGCCCTCCGGGGTCCATCCGATCTTTGTGGTACGGCCGAGCGGGTCGGTCACCGAGACGGTACGGCCGAAGGCATCGTGTTCGACGGTGGTGACACCGCCGAGCGCGTCGGTCAGTTCGACCGGCAGCCCGACGGCGCTCCCCACGGCGGTCCGGCGATGGCCCAGGGCGTCCGTCACACCGGTGAGGAACCCGACGCTGTCGTAGGTGTAGCTGGTCACCGAGCCCAGAGGGTCGCGGGTGGCGATCCGATTGCCGCGCTCGTCGTAGGAGTGGTGCCACGCGACACCGTCCGACTCCGTGACGGTGACCGGCAGGTGCAGATCGTTGTAGGCGGCGGACAGGACCGAACCGTCCGGGCGTACGACCCGCGTCAGATTGCCGGCCTCGTCGTAGCTGTAGCGGTAGGTGTTTCCCAGCGCGTCCGTACGCTCCACGAGCCGATCCTGGTCGTCCCACCGATTGCGGGTCGTCTGGCCCAGCGCGTCGGTCGTGGAGACGAGTTGCATCCGGGTGTTGTGCCGGTACGTCGTGGTGCGGCCGAGGGAGTCGGTGTAGCGCGTGCAGTGGTTCTCTTCGTCGTAGTCGATGGCACAGGAGAGGATTCCGTCCACCCCGTCGCCCCGGACGACCCGGTCACGGTCGTCGTAGGTGAAGCGAAACCAGGAGCCGATGCGATCGGTCCATGACTCGATCCGGCCGGCCAGGTCGTACCGGAACCTGTAGGGCGATCCGGTCGAGTCGTGCAGTTCGGTGAGGTCTCCGGCCTCGTCGTAGACGTAACGCAGGATGACCGCGCCCTCGGGGCCCGCCTGCGGGTCGCGCAGCCGCAGACCGACGACGCGGTTCCCCGCGGTGTCGACGTCGACGTGGTACCCCCCGGAGTGACGTACCGCGAGGGGGGTCCCGTCGGGAGCTCGGTCGAAGTCGACGCGGTTGCCGTTGCGATCGGATATCGCCGCCAGCGGCATGGTGAAGGCGGCCGTTCGGCGGCTGCCCTTCAGCACCGGGGCGAAATGCCGTGACACACCCGTGCGAGGATCGGTGACCCGCAGCGCCCCCTCCCGGGTGTCGTCCCAGACGAGAGGCCAACGAGGTCCGGCCACCGGGAAGACGGGACGGTCCGCCCCGGGCACCGGGTAGCAGAGGATCATGCCGTCCTCGGTGGCGAAGAGGACGCCGTCGTCGTCGAGCTCCAGGCGCTCGTCGAAGGTGGAGGCCCACGTTTCGCCGAACCAGTTGCCCCAGTGGTACGTGGAGAGATGTGTCCGGCGAAGGATCGCGGGCAGGACGCCTGGCAGGCCCACGTCGGTCTGCTCGATGAGCATCTCGCCGGAGACCATGTCGATCGGGTCGCCGTTCTTGCACCGTCCCTTGGCCGGCTTGCTGTTGGCGATCGCGTCGTCGCCGCCCTTGCGCAGACCCCGCCCCAACGCCCTCGTCATGCCTTTGAGGCCGGTTTTGCCGAGGGTCTTCAGCCCTTTGGCGAGTCCGCCGAGGGTGGTGAGGCCCTTCATGCCGGGTATGCAGTCCAGCGCGGCCAGTCCGACGTCCCAGAGGGACGCTTGCCCTTTGAGTATTTGTAGAGCGTGTCGGCGAGGACGACGAGGGCGGCGATCAGGACGATCGCGCCGAGGATCGGCCGCCGATGATCATCGCGACGATGCCGACGACCGCCACCACGATCTTGCAGGCGGCGACGATGTTGTCCCAGTTGTCGGTGAACCAGTCGCCGATCTCCTCCCACCACGACCGGTTCTGGATCCCGCGTCGGAGGCCTCGTCGATCTTCGACTTCGCGTCCGCGCCGCCTCCTCACGCATCTTCCGCGCGTCCGCGGCCATCTTCTTCGCCGCGTCCAAAGCGTTCTGCGCGGACGTGACGTCCGACTGCGCCTTCGTGTGCGCGCTCTTGGCGCTCTGCACGTCCCGGGTCGCGGCCCGCACCTTCGCCTCGTCGGGCTTGTCCGTGTCCGACTTCGACCCCGTCGGGTCGTCCTTGTACTTGTCGGCCTCCTTCGTCGCCCGCCCCACCCACGAATCCGCCGACGCCAGCTTCGACTTCGCCGACGTCAGATCCGCCTGCGCCTCACGCGCCTTCGCCAGCGCCTTGTCCGCCAGCGCCTGCGCCCGCTCCAGCTTCGGCCAGTAGTCCGCCAGCGCGTCCCCGCACAGCGCGTACGACTTCTCCAGCTTCTTCAAGTTCTTCGGAACGCCGGAGAACTCCTCCTTGAACACCTCCGCCGACTTCCCCGCCCACTCCGCCAGCGTCCCCTCACCGGCCATCCCCTTCACCAGACGCAACGCCTCGGAGACGTCGTCGGCGAAGTCGTGCAGGAACCTCGCGAGCTTGCGCACCCGCTCCGGGTCACCGGGCGTCGGATCCCTGTCCAGATCAAGGACATGCCAATCACTCGGCCGGTGACCCACCATCCCGCAACCCCCGTCACGCGCACATCGTCAACACCCGTATACGCACGTGAACTTACACAGCACAGCAGTGCGAGGAAAGCTCCCCGGGTGCTCCGCGGCCGGAGCCCTCACGGCACTACCTCGGGGCCTTGGCAACCACAGCGTCGAAGGCACAACCGGCCGCCGCACAACCGCGCACGGCCGCACCGGGATGGTCCGGTGGGTGGGGACCGGTCCCGCGGGGCCGGCCCCCACCCACCGCTCTCAGCGGCTCAGCTGTACGGAATGACCAGTACCGACTTGTCCGTGCCCGTCTGCAGCTTCGAGGTGCCGTTGCCGATGGCGCTCCACACCTCGAGGCGCACCGTGCCGCCCCTGAGGTTGCTCAGGGTGCCTGTGGCGGACTTGAGGCCGCGAGCCTGGGTGTACTCCTCCCAGCCCGTCACCGGGTCGGTCGCGAAGTAGTGGTACGTCTCCGTCCGGTCGAAGCTGCCGTCACCGGTGAAGTCGTAGCTCACCCGGGCCTGTTGACCGAGACCGACCGTCGTGCCCGCGTCGATCTGGAGGCGGAAGGCGGTCTGCCCGCCGGAGGAGAGCGTGCCGTTGACGCCCCGCACCTCGTAGACCAGAGGCTGGTACGGCGTGCCGTCGTGGTTGGCGCCGTTGGCGGAGGCGATCGTGTCGCTGCCCGCCGTCCCGCCGGTCGCCGTGGTCAGGACACCGCCGGCGCGCAGCTGGAAGGTGTTGCCGGTCGGCGGCTCCGGGTCCGGATCCGGGTCGGGGTCCGTGGAGCCGGTCCCCGTGCCGGTCGCCGTCGAACGGGCCGGCACGGACAGCGTCTTGCCGTCGGAGAAGGTCACCGTGCGGGCGGTCGAACCGTGGTTGTGGGCCGCGTAGGTCCGGGTCGTGCCCTTGGTGAACACGGCGGAGGTCGGGATGTCACCCGTCACCGTCGCGTCCGGGGCACCGAGAGCGGCGAGGCTGTTGATCCAGTGGTAGGTGTGTGCCTTCGACTCACCCTCTTCCGGTGTGTAGCCGCCGTTGCCCGCGTCCCACTTGGCCTTCGCCGAGGCAGGGTCGGCGAACGACTCGAACTCCCAGAGCAGGTCGCGCCATTCGACGGCGGGGCCGCCGTTCTCCCGTTCCATCTCGGCGAGGTTGCGCCGGATCGCGGCCTTCTCACCGCCGAGGTGCAGCGAACCGCCGGTCACGGGCAGGACGTTGATGCCGTGGATCTCCTCGGGGTTGGCGGTCCACCAGGTGGAGTAGGCGGCGCCGCTGCCCCACACCATGCCGGCCGTGTCGTGCCCGAACGAGGACGGGAAGACCTGCTCGTCGGCGTCGAACCAGTACTGGGCGATCGACTCCGACTCCGTGGTCAGCAGGAACGTGCCTAGGTCGCGCAGCGACGTGTCACCGGTCGCGGAGCCCCAGAGGACGAGGGCCGCGCTCAGGTTGGTGGACTCCGACGAGGACTCCTGGTTGTTGCCCGCCGCGAAACCCTGGTGGCCGGAGGCCCAGCCGTGACCCGCGTACACGTCGAAGCCGCGCAGGAAGGGGAACGCGGAGTCCGTGCGGTTGGGGTTGGCGGTGTCCCGGACGAGGGTCTTGACCATACCGCCCCAGGCGGAGTCTGCGGCCCAGGACGGGTCGTACTGGGCCACGATAGCCGCCGCGTAGACGTAGTAACCGTAGTGGAAGTGGTGGTCGTTCAGCTCGGCGTCACTGCCGTAGGAGGCCGGGTAACCGGTGAGCGTCTTCCAGTCCTTGTCGTAGCTGAACTCGTTCGCGCCGCCGGCCGTGAACCAGTCCTGGAGCCGGCCCTTCATCAGGTTCAGCATCCGGTCGCGGATGCCGGTCTCACCGATCTGCTCGGCCACGGGTACCAGTTGGGCGAGACGGCCCAGCGCCTTGCCGGTCCAGTAGGTGTCGACGGCCCCGGAGAAGGGGTCGGAGGCGTTCACCACGTCGTTCAGGTAGCCGCGCAGCCGGGCGGCGTCCACGCCGTTCGACTTCGGCAGCGCGGGCAGCACCGCCGCCGCCTTCTGGGTGGTGGTGAAGGAAGCCGCCTCGCGCACCTTCATGGTGCCGCGCGGCGAGACGTACGTGTACGAGGTGAGGGGGTCCGTGGTGTGCAGCCACTGGTGGCGGTAGAGGGCCTGGAGCGTGCCGCGCTCGGTGCCCTCCTGCGCCTCGGTGGTGAGCGTGTACGTCGCCCTGACGGTGCCCCCGGAGTAGTTCCAGGTCACCTTGGAGTCGGTGACGAAGCTGTACGCGTACTTCTTGAACGTCGCCAGCGCGCCGGTGGACGGCAGCACGGCGACGGAGAAGTAGTCCTTGCCGCCCAGACCGGCGCTGACGGTGGAGCCGGACACGTTCCAGTCGCTGCCGGTGGGTGCGAAGAGGGCGTAGTGGTGGCCGGCGACGGTGATGCCGAGGACGTTGCCCTGGTCGGCGAAGACGCTGGGCGCGCCGGCGGTGGTGATCTGCGCGTTGCCGCCGGTTCCCTTGGCGTACACGAACGGGGAGCCGTGTCCGATGGTGGTGCGCAGGGTGCGGGCGCCGTCGGACCAGTAGGGGGTGACCGTCCAGTCGGACCAGGCGTCGGCCTTGGTGTCGGGGGAGTTGAGGCCGGTCAGCCCGATGGTGAGGTCGCGCTTGTGGGCGTACTCGTACTGGCGGCCGTCGCCGGTGATCGTGGGCGACGTCGGGTAACCGACGTCCAGTCCGCCGGCGGTGGCCTGGTAGGTGAGGGGGTGCCCGTACATGGGGGTCGAGTACGGGTTGTCGCCGTAGCGCTGGAAGGCGAGGGAGGACCACCAGTCGTTGGTCGGCACGGGCCGGTTCCTGGCGGTGGCGGTCACCTTGGGCGTGACCGGCGTTCCCGTGTTGGTGGTGGGGCCGGACGTGCCGGCCGGCCGGGTGTCGGAGTAACTGCCGGAGCCTACGGGGATGGTGGCGGCGGCTGCGGGGGCGGCGGCCGGGCCGGCCAGGCCGACGGCGGCGAGGGCCGAGGCCAGCAGCAGAACGGTGGCCGGTCTGGTGCGTGGGGATGGCATGCGTCACCTCAAGTCGTGACAGGGGGAGGCTCTGAGAGCGCTCTCAGATGGCCGGAACGTAAAGCCCATGTAATTCACGTGTCAATAGTTTGAACACAACCAGGTGCAAGGGGACTTGAGTGTTGTCAGGTCTTCGAAGTGCTGCACGGCTCCGTCCGTCGTGCTGCGCTGCGGATCCGCATCTGCTTTGCGGCCGTTGGCCGATTTGCGTGTGTGGCTGCTGACGATGGATATCGTGAGTGGTGCAGATCACCACTAGCGTGTTGGGGGTGGCACGGGACTGGCGAACGAAAAGATCATCTCCAAGGTCGAGAACCTGTTGCACGGTCACATCGTCATCCCGTCCGTCCACCGAGACTTCGTGTGGATGCGACCTGACGTGCGTGATCTGTTCGACTCCCTCTACCGCGGCTATCCGGTCGGCGCGCTGCTGCTGTGGAAGACGGGGCCGACCATGCCTTTCGAGACAGCTGCCGCGGTCCAGACCCAGAAGTCCTGCCAGGTGCACGCCGGTCCTTAGAGGGGGGTTGTCCGCCCGGTCATTGACCAGGTTCACCGTGCTACTGACGAGCGGGGGCCCCGTAGGGCCGGGAGCCTGAAGCCCGCTGTGAGCATGGGGCGGGCGTGTCACCAGCGACGACGCTTGCACGGCCGCGCTTGCGCGCTGCCGGGGCACGGCGGAGGAGTGGCGCGGTGCCCCCGCCGGGCGAAGAGGTCAGCTTCGGCGACACCGCTCCCGGAGCTCCGCCAGAATCGCCTCCTCGCGGGAGTCGAGGTCACCGTCCACGCCGGCCACGCGCTCGGCGGCGTCGAGCACGTCGCCGAGGTCTCCCGTCTCGTCGGCCACCCGCTTCCACACGTCCGCCGGGTCGATGTCGACGACCTGGGCGAGTCGTTCGTCGGCCACGCCGTGCCGCTCACGGACGGCCCTCACGAGATGCCGCATCAGCAGTGCCTCGTCGTCGGCGATCTTGGCCTTGGCGTTCGCCCGGAGGACGAGCCAGGCGACCCAGAGCATCAGCTCCGGGTGCAGGCTGCGCTCGCTCAGCCCCTCGGCCAGTTCGATGATCCGCGCCTCGTTCCTGAACACGGCCCGTGCGTGCCGGCCGGCCACGAGCGTGGTGTAGCGGTTGAGCAGGACGGCAAGGGGGACGCCGACCAGGGGGATGCCGATCTTGATGACGTTGCGTTGGAGGAGGTGCTTCCCGACGACGGGGAGCGCCCTCCCGGCGGTGAGCACCGATCCTGAGTAGAAGCGCTTGACCAACGGTCGCACCATGACCGGGATCGCTTTGGTCACGGTTTTGTTGGCCGCTTCCCCGCTCTTGATGGTGAAGGCCACGCGGATGAGCTTCCATAGGTCCTCGGGGTCATGCACATTGATCGGCACCCGGTAGAGGACGGAGATGTCGTAGGTTAGGCGGAGCTGAAGCTGGGAGATGAACGCGACGTCGGCCATCACAGTCGTCAAGGCCGCGGGGACGGTTGCGGGGGAGGCACCCCCGGC contains these protein-coding regions:
- a CDS encoding RHS repeat-associated core domain-containing protein gives rise to the protein MKGLTTLGGLAKGLKTLGKTGLKGMTRALGRGLRKGGDDAIANSKPAKGRCKNGDPIDMVSGEMLIEQTDVGLPGVLPAILRRTHLSTYHWGNWFGETWASTFDERLELDDDGVLFATEDGMILCYPVPGADRPVFPVAGPRWPLVWDDTREGALRVTDPRTGVSRHFAPVLKGSRRTAAFTMPLAAISDRNGNRVDFDRAPDGTPLAVRHSGGYHVDVDTAGNRVVGLRLRDPQAGPEGAVILRYVYDEAGDLTELHDSTGSPYRFRYDLAGRIESWTDRIGSWFRFTYDDRDRVVRGDGVDGILSCAIDYDEENHCTRYTDSLGRTTTYRHNTRMQLVSTTDALGQTTRNRWDDQDRLVERTDALGNTYRYSYDEAGNLTRVVRPDGSVLSAAYNDLHLPVTVTESDGVAWHHSYDERGNRIATRDPLGSVTSYTYDSVGFLTGVTDALGHRRTAVGSAVGLPVELTDALGGVTTVEHDAFGRTVSVTDPLGRTTKIGWTPEGRVSWRRAGDGPAERFEWDAAGNLVRYTDQAGHVSEYTPTHFHLAAARVRADGARYTFDYDTELNLVSVTHPEGACWTYTYDEANRVVAETDFNGRTVTYDVDAAGGLRALTNGAGQVIGFGRDALGRTTSVVHDGYTTELRYDTMGNLVEQVSPDVRVDSSYDAMGRLLAEAVNGHVTTYRYDALGRRVERRTPSGVVSTWSYDAAGRPERLEATGHRMDFRFDAGGRETARTLPHGVTLGQAWDDADRLTAQTLSRDPQDAEAALLQHRTYSYRPDGHLLELAELTTGTRRFDLDPAGRVTTVHARDWTETYAYDGLGNVSAATTPTTPPEDARREFTGTLLHRCGRTRYQRDGEGRIVRTVRRLLSGQKRVRTFHWDSQNRLVETVTPNGSRWRYSYDPSGRRLAKRRHTDDGAVAEEVLFVWDGARIAEQITSDGKSTTWDYAPGSHLPLTQVDGRAGDPGAGTRFHAVVTDLSGAPAELIAEDGELAWQRRTTLWGSMLPAGTTPTAESRTECPLRFPGQYADAETGWHYNHHRYYDPETGHYATPDPFGLFPAPNDTAYVPNPYRWIDPLGLYRDTGNGRYARDPDAPETKHNRKSEYPSSYRESTHDEMTKNWTLEGAHQGQRPLDKHGNKIPRDQLTWFDSNGDIIWDPTNPGSKPFHETVTYEHKEAVVDHWNREGRNTDRAARNDFYNDPANMEAMDKAKNSSGGAMMEARYSQETGPNYSCS
- a CDS encoding glycosyl hydrolase, with amino-acid sequence MPSPRTRPATVLLLASALAAVGLAGPAAAPAAAATIPVGSGSYSDTRPAGTSGPTTNTGTPVTPKVTATARNRPVPTNDWWSSLAFQRYGDNPYSTPMYGHPLTYQATAGGLDVGYPTSPTITGDGRQYEYAHKRDLTIGLTGLNSPDTKADAWSDWTVTPYWSDGARTLRTTIGHGSPFVYAKGTGGNAQITTAGAPSVFADQGNVLGITVAGHHYALFAPTGSDWNVSGSTVSAGLGGKDYFSVAVLPSTGALATFKKYAYSFVTDSKVTWNYSGGTVRATYTLTTEAQEGTERGTLQALYRHQWLHTTDPLTSYTYVSPRGTMKVREAASFTTTQKAAAVLPALPKSNGVDAARLRGYLNDVVNASDPFSGAVDTYWTGKALGRLAQLVPVAEQIGETGIRDRMLNLMKGRLQDWFTAGGANEFSYDKDWKTLTGYPASYGSDAELNDHHFHYGYYVYAAAIVAQYDPSWAADSAWGGMVKTLVRDTANPNRTDSAFPFLRGFDVYAGHGWASGHQGFAAGNNQESSSESTNLSAALVLWGSATGDTSLRDLGTFLLTTESESIAQYWFDADEQVFPSSFGHDTAGMVWGSGAAYSTWWTANPEEIHGINVLPVTGGSLHLGGEKAAIRRNLAEMERENGGPAVEWRDLLWEFESFADPASAKAKWDAGNGGYTPEEGESKAHTYHWINSLAALGAPDATVTGDIPTSAVFTKGTTRTYAAHNHGSTARTVTFSDGKTLSVPARSTATGTGTGSTDPDPDPDPEPPTGNTFQLRAGGVLTTATGGTAGSDTIASANGANHDGTPYQPLVYEVRGVNGTLSSGGQTAFRLQIDAGTTVGLGQQARVSYDFTGDGSFDRTETYHYFATDPVTGWEEYTQARGLKSATGTLSNLRGGTVRLEVWSAIGNGTSKLQTGTDKSVLVIPYS
- a CDS encoding DUF262 domain-containing protein, which codes for MHGHIVIPSVHRDFVWMRPDVRDLFDSLYRGYPVGALLLWKTGPTMPFETAAAVQTQKSCQVHAGP
- a CDS encoding EcsC family protein, producing MKDAPTHAADIDADIDVDGVDETADRKVVEEEQAQIKDFVKGLSGDDIKSGNWFTKLAAHAMNAYTEKVDWQYFQDRYAGVPADVVVDQRIKMAARYAALEGGLSAGAYTATVAATIGTAGGASPATVPAALTTVMADVAFISQLQLRLTYDISVLYRVPINVHDPEDLWKLIRVAFTIKSGEAANKTVTKAIPVMVRPLVKRFYSGSVLTAGRALPVVGKHLLQRNVIKIGIPLVGVPLAVLLNRYTTLVAGRHARAVFRNEARIIELAEGLSERSLHPELMLWVAWLVLRANAKAKIADDEALLMRHLVRAVRERHGVADERLAQVVDIDPADVWKRVADETGDLGDVLDAAERVAGVDGDLDSREEAILAELRERCRRS